A genomic window from bacterium includes:
- a CDS encoding FlgD immunoglobulin-like domain containing protein yields MRSTCLAVLLVFSMLLFQVSTSRAGVLVHETRSLNGVSVDYSNSNPQARLQSYRSALAPVFPELDVQTLEILDEFEDPTFGTPTVRLVQKYRGLTVQDAFTVIDLTKGHMGAFATSNFYKEVNLPDAGFLSQKDDSVALDRFARSFWPEIVADEQVWVLPIVLPMETSNPKDFQFHYSLNIASRQHGPARYYDWQTGTLLKESHRDAHANFLFDISHEVFDPTNHNYTLVDNEDCPGIGRAHLSDINEEDSWDCYDAVNGECSLDLEGIFLLNVCGQTEDVGIWLTGSDTENSFEYSDPWQTNAFTFAVPYGHDNTYSCDFASGWHGACEDDPAALYNLNHIARFMRDHFGAPRFTNAVTTQDQLTGGSTNSNVPAWASREAGHNVIMFGFDANIDIPGATTSKSKDVADHEYGHCFEFTCGYGDHGGGMEHEALREGVADFISASFANNHVIQRDAWSNGRYIYGYPERYCYPNMDQLEYEEHERGIIISSALWKMRENIAAYGQVPQGLDAGTYSLLLLCNALQHQPPGFAGIAEQILLHDDNIMGDNVIGNGSPNGQAIYDAFVMEYMIPVGMGINDPFHFYLGGFNYCDCDEGSAADCFPRVHSWDATTPSSSPNTGGTGFDMAYVDNGAVYYRWGIPDAEHVQDMLSMPHRLSFGYWGQSASKASISSSGQYVVWDEHYSGIDSYTHSHPCGRRITTDWGITDFDPLPSFWITPDNTHPVNSDPIAGPIMIDQLATPTMFFGVANSDHPVQENGVWYQRFNATDLTMVGTPIRVSGPGTSGVTSLSVCAGTETHPTVWVAWIEGGRVYCTYGRTGADGAITSWRATPYTLGEANRNPSNVCVAFSPEVGGIFVTWEEGPAGHPETRSVAIEKGYAVGYPPDYQFVADDIQYLNASPWWSIRNPVVASTNYWYTSFNPVNMAFEWNMHLPIPQGWWGYLWLDIDVICGLQLAVNEDHVSDPNDWEWSIPIFAGLGRSPNLYSPHDRYESYALYTGESNAAGEHVLGVQSFQPVFPEFAAIQPGRVVIDRDVALPTPIGFADSVIVEPGATLFLIAPDDAPSSEVQFFNQGRVIVKSGGTLLIKGASPSKPVRLKSGDGDPWRGIELEGGRLRIENVHMFDCDNFCISAIKPTGTDTPVDIQNCYFDGKRLIKGADAIRVIGDGKGVVRIANSRIDSVKNARGLYLFNCVADFSGDTIQGCDTSNTYLKNVTGYFSGCLFQGRSNGHGVVFDGSNCTPNFQCCTFKNLAPTNANGNALLALQGTGPTFGWEGASSGVSNVISDSASSLLYFYKDKVMPIIDNVNKNGGPGGKNDWYQRKGTGRYLYWDKTMSGDKYSAENQYWNNGVKDAYFNPTPALTYFALDTTQKNPWGLCGSGGSSSQGMAFHGGSVRGSARNGQGLDNFDDDLIMFSNALTAEVEGDYAGAQASFHSVVAATGDDQLRWQSLTHILSTQRHLDGENADGWIPALIDSAITIDSSAYSTRVYGNRLLASYRTDRGQYDDAVSICTDLLGSGLTFDDSLLVAVDLIGIQMLMGNSDGGNLDNAPASSVPAGLRVHSVAQGLVLEDQLLGQLGTRTSQPRKLEVPSNYALYQNYPNPFNPTTELRFDLPEATRVELKIFNTMGQLVATLADEVRPAGAYTLSWNGQSQNGASVASGLYIYQIRTAKFTAAKKMMLIK; encoded by the coding sequence ATGAGATCGACTTGTCTCGCTGTGCTGCTCGTTTTTTCAATGCTCCTCTTTCAAGTGAGCACGTCCCGAGCCGGTGTGTTGGTCCACGAGACCCGGAGTCTGAATGGCGTATCGGTTGATTACTCGAACAGTAACCCACAAGCCCGACTTCAATCCTATCGCTCCGCACTGGCGCCAGTCTTCCCGGAACTGGATGTCCAGACGCTGGAGATTCTGGACGAATTCGAGGATCCGACCTTCGGGACCCCCACGGTGCGGCTGGTGCAGAAATACCGCGGATTGACCGTGCAGGATGCCTTCACCGTGATTGACCTGACCAAAGGACATATGGGAGCGTTTGCGACATCCAATTTCTACAAGGAAGTTAATCTGCCGGACGCCGGATTTCTGAGCCAGAAAGATGATTCGGTCGCACTGGACCGATTTGCCCGGTCATTTTGGCCGGAGATCGTCGCCGATGAGCAGGTCTGGGTACTGCCCATCGTGCTCCCTATGGAGACCAGCAATCCGAAAGACTTCCAGTTCCACTATTCCTTGAACATCGCTTCGCGCCAACACGGCCCGGCGCGCTACTACGATTGGCAGACAGGAACTTTGCTGAAAGAATCGCATCGCGACGCCCATGCGAACTTTCTCTTTGACATCTCCCACGAGGTGTTCGATCCGACCAATCATAACTACACGCTGGTGGACAACGAAGACTGTCCGGGCATTGGGCGTGCCCATTTGTCCGACATTAACGAAGAAGACTCATGGGATTGCTATGACGCTGTCAATGGGGAGTGTTCGCTCGATCTGGAGGGCATCTTCCTGCTAAACGTATGCGGGCAGACCGAAGATGTCGGAATCTGGCTTACGGGTTCGGACACCGAAAACAGCTTCGAGTACTCTGATCCGTGGCAGACGAATGCTTTTACATTTGCTGTGCCCTATGGACATGACAACACTTACTCCTGCGACTTTGCGAGCGGATGGCATGGTGCGTGCGAAGATGATCCCGCCGCACTGTACAACCTGAACCATATCGCCCGTTTCATGCGAGACCACTTTGGGGCTCCACGGTTTACCAATGCTGTCACAACCCAGGACCAACTGACCGGAGGATCTACAAACTCCAATGTCCCCGCCTGGGCAAGCCGTGAAGCCGGTCACAACGTCATCATGTTTGGCTTCGATGCGAACATTGATATCCCCGGCGCGACCACGTCTAAAAGCAAAGATGTCGCGGATCACGAATACGGGCATTGCTTTGAATTCACATGCGGATATGGCGATCACGGAGGCGGCATGGAGCATGAAGCTCTGAGGGAGGGTGTGGCCGACTTCATCTCCGCTTCCTTTGCCAACAACCATGTTATCCAAAGGGATGCCTGGTCCAACGGGCGTTATATCTACGGCTACCCCGAACGTTATTGCTATCCCAATATGGATCAACTGGAGTACGAAGAACACGAGAGAGGCATTATTATCAGCAGTGCTTTGTGGAAGATGCGGGAAAACATTGCGGCGTACGGGCAAGTGCCTCAAGGACTCGATGCCGGGACATATTCGCTTCTGCTATTGTGCAACGCTCTGCAACATCAGCCGCCGGGCTTCGCCGGAATAGCGGAGCAGATTCTGCTGCATGACGACAACATTATGGGGGATAACGTCATTGGCAATGGAAGCCCGAACGGTCAAGCTATCTACGATGCATTCGTCATGGAGTATATGATTCCGGTCGGGATGGGAATCAATGATCCATTCCACTTCTACCTCGGAGGCTTCAACTACTGCGATTGTGACGAGGGCTCCGCGGCTGATTGTTTTCCGCGTGTCCACAGTTGGGACGCGACGACACCATCTAGCAGTCCGAACACGGGGGGCACAGGTTTTGACATGGCCTACGTGGATAACGGAGCCGTCTATTATCGGTGGGGAATTCCCGATGCGGAACACGTGCAAGACATGTTGTCTATGCCTCATAGACTGTCCTTCGGCTATTGGGGGCAATCCGCCTCTAAAGCGAGCATATCATCCTCCGGTCAATACGTTGTCTGGGACGAGCATTATTCAGGCATAGACTCATACACGCATTCGCATCCGTGTGGCAGACGGATTACGACAGATTGGGGTATAACGGACTTTGATCCACTGCCCTCGTTCTGGATCACTCCGGACAATACGCATCCAGTGAACAGTGACCCTATCGCCGGTCCAATCATGATTGATCAACTGGCGACACCGACCATGTTCTTCGGCGTAGCGAATAGCGATCATCCGGTCCAGGAGAATGGGGTATGGTACCAGCGGTTCAATGCTACCGACCTAACGATGGTCGGAACTCCTATCCGTGTCAGCGGCCCGGGAACGTCCGGGGTCACGTCCTTGTCAGTCTGCGCCGGCACCGAAACGCATCCGACGGTCTGGGTTGCCTGGATCGAAGGCGGACGCGTGTATTGCACCTACGGCCGCACGGGTGCGGACGGAGCGATCACAAGCTGGCGGGCCACTCCCTACACGTTAGGCGAAGCCAACCGGAACCCGAGCAACGTGTGCGTGGCATTCTCTCCCGAAGTCGGAGGAATATTTGTCACTTGGGAAGAAGGACCGGCGGGTCACCCGGAGACTCGCAGTGTTGCCATCGAGAAGGGATACGCCGTGGGATATCCGCCGGACTATCAGTTCGTTGCGGATGACATCCAATACCTGAATGCGTCGCCGTGGTGGTCCATACGAAATCCAGTCGTGGCGTCCACCAATTACTGGTATACCAGTTTCAATCCCGTCAACATGGCCTTTGAATGGAATATGCACCTGCCGATTCCGCAGGGGTGGTGGGGGTACCTGTGGTTGGACATCGATGTCATTTGCGGGCTTCAGCTGGCGGTCAATGAAGATCATGTTTCCGACCCGAACGATTGGGAATGGTCCATTCCGATTTTCGCCGGACTCGGCCGATCCCCCAACCTCTACTCACCGCACGACCGCTACGAGAGCTATGCCCTCTATACCGGAGAAAGCAATGCGGCGGGCGAGCATGTCCTGGGAGTGCAATCTTTCCAGCCCGTCTTTCCTGAATTTGCCGCCATACAACCGGGCCGAGTGGTTATTGACCGAGACGTCGCACTTCCCACGCCTATCGGATTTGCGGACAGCGTCATCGTTGAGCCGGGAGCTACCCTCTTTCTTATCGCGCCCGACGATGCTCCGTCAAGCGAGGTGCAATTCTTCAATCAAGGCAGAGTCATTGTGAAATCCGGTGGCACGCTCCTGATCAAAGGGGCATCACCGAGCAAGCCGGTGCGGTTGAAGTCCGGCGACGGTGATCCATGGCGAGGCATTGAGCTAGAGGGCGGGCGTCTTCGTATCGAAAATGTGCACATGTTCGATTGCGACAATTTCTGCATTTCCGCGATTAAGCCGACAGGGACCGACACTCCGGTGGATATCCAGAATTGCTACTTCGACGGCAAGCGCCTGATCAAAGGCGCGGATGCGATCCGAGTCATCGGTGATGGAAAGGGCGTGGTCCGAATTGCCAATAGCCGGATTGACTCGGTAAAGAACGCGCGCGGGCTTTATCTCTTCAATTGCGTGGCAGACTTCAGCGGCGATACTATCCAGGGCTGCGACACGTCCAACACCTACCTGAAAAACGTCACAGGCTATTTCTCGGGCTGCCTGTTCCAGGGACGGTCCAATGGTCACGGCGTGGTGTTTGATGGCAGCAATTGCACTCCCAACTTCCAGTGCTGCACCTTCAAGAATCTGGCTCCGACCAACGCCAACGGGAACGCCCTGCTGGCTCTGCAAGGCACCGGCCCAACCTTCGGCTGGGAAGGCGCCAGCAGCGGCGTCAGCAACGTGATCAGTGACTCGGCCAGCAGCCTACTGTACTTCTACAAGGACAAGGTGATGCCGATCATTGACAACGTCAACAAGAACGGCGGTCCCGGCGGCAAGAACGACTGGTACCAGCGCAAGGGCACGGGTCGCTATTTGTACTGGGACAAGACCATGTCCGGCGATAAGTATTCGGCAGAGAATCAGTACTGGAACAACGGGGTCAAGGACGCCTACTTCAACCCCACTCCTGCACTGACCTACTTCGCACTGGACACCACGCAGAAGAACCCGTGGGGCCTCTGCGGTAGCGGTGGCAGCAGCAGCCAGGGAATGGCCTTCCATGGTGGCTCTGTACGCGGCTCGGCCCGCAATGGCCAGGGACTGGACAATTTCGACGACGATCTGATCATGTTCTCCAATGCCCTGACCGCCGAAGTGGAAGGCGACTATGCTGGCGCTCAGGCTTCGTTCCACAGCGTGGTTGCGGCCACCGGCGATGACCAACTGCGCTGGCAGTCGCTGACGCACATCCTGTCCACCCAGCGCCACCTTGACGGCGAGAATGCCGATGGCTGGATTCCGGCTCTGATCGACAGCGCCATCACGATCGACAGCAGTGCCTACAGTACGCGGGTCTATGGCAACCGCCTGCTGGCCAGTTACCGTACGGACCGTGGCCAGTATGACGATGCCGTTTCGATCTGCACGGACCTGCTGGGCAGTGGCCTGACGTTTGATGACTCGCTGCTGGTGGCGGTGGATCTGATCGGCATCCAGATGCTGATGGGCAATTCGGACGGCGGCAATCTCGATAACGCCCCCGCCTCGAGCGTCCCTGCCGGGTTGCGAGTGCACTCGGTCGCGCAGGGTCTGGT